The Phycisphaerae bacterium RAS1 genome includes a region encoding these proteins:
- the pgtC_2 gene encoding Phosphoglycerate transport regulatory protein PgtC precursor, with the protein MLLFRARRLLLAAVLPFLIIGCDDATDGDVVPPPKTLTVITPHNQKIRNAFEVAFSNWHLAHHKAPVRIEWVFEGTPRCIEYIDNCFSGRNPEQRFPDLMFGGGLRDHRALAEKRYSVKLEGLSEAGALPAEVAGLPTRDAEGRWFATGLTSFGILYNERACQARGIAPPQTWTDLADPRFFGWVGIADPASSGSNRECMALMLEKLGWNAGSAALIRILANSRAVGTRSTEVLDQVRAGVMLAAFSVNFDGMALADESDGALRYVNPSGATAVSPDVISVLSSAKDAALAREFVRYVLGEEGQALWGVAAQHRGTSAPTLYHYPILPAVYEKYDGKLSVTENPLKTDFGVRLDAGGAKYQALLVPLTQAITGENHVLLQRVWGAAIQAGLPAATVAELAAPLVEEAAAAEAAARLASASTEDVRKVGAEWSRVFHARLGKLAGGSR; encoded by the coding sequence ATGTTGTTATTCCGCGCGCGGCGGTTGTTGCTCGCCGCTGTGCTCCCGTTTCTGATTATTGGCTGTGACGACGCGACCGACGGCGACGTTGTGCCGCCGCCCAAGACGCTCACCGTCATCACGCCGCATAACCAGAAAATCCGTAACGCGTTCGAGGTTGCGTTTTCCAACTGGCACCTGGCGCATCACAAGGCGCCCGTGCGAATCGAGTGGGTGTTCGAGGGGACGCCGCGCTGCATCGAGTACATCGACAACTGCTTTTCCGGCCGCAACCCGGAACAGCGATTCCCGGACCTGATGTTCGGCGGCGGCCTGCGCGATCACCGGGCGCTGGCGGAGAAGCGCTACTCGGTGAAGCTCGAGGGGCTGTCCGAGGCCGGCGCTCTTCCGGCCGAGGTGGCCGGCCTGCCCACGCGTGATGCGGAGGGACGCTGGTTCGCGACGGGGTTGACCAGCTTCGGAATCCTCTATAACGAGCGGGCCTGCCAGGCGCGCGGCATCGCTCCGCCGCAAACCTGGACGGACCTGGCCGATCCGCGGTTTTTCGGGTGGGTGGGGATCGCCGATCCGGCGTCGAGCGGGAGCAATCGCGAGTGCATGGCGCTGATGCTGGAGAAGCTGGGCTGGAACGCGGGGTCGGCGGCGCTGATTCGGATTCTGGCCAATTCGCGGGCGGTGGGGACGCGGAGCACGGAAGTACTCGACCAGGTGCGGGCGGGAGTGATGCTGGCGGCGTTTTCGGTCAATTTTGATGGGATGGCGCTGGCGGACGAGTCGGACGGCGCGCTGCGCTACGTCAATCCTTCCGGCGCTACCGCTGTTTCTCCTGACGTGATCAGCGTCCTGAGCAGCGCGAAAGACGCCGCCTTGGCGCGGGAGTTCGTGCGCTACGTGCTGGGCGAGGAGGGGCAGGCGCTCTGGGGGGTCGCCGCTCAGCACCGCGGCACGTCGGCGCCGACGCTCTATCATTATCCAATCCTGCCCGCGGTGTACGAGAAGTACGACGGCAAGCTGAGCGTGACGGAGAATCCGCTGAAGACGGACTTCGGTGTGCGGCTGGATGCGGGCGGGGCGAAATACCAGGCGCTGCTTGTGCCGCTGACGCAGGCGATCACGGGCGAGAATCACGTGCTCTTGCAGCGCGTCTGGGGGGCGGCGATTCAGGCGGGCTTGCCGGCCGCGACGGTCGCGGAGCTGGCGGCGCCGCTGGTTGAGGAAGCCGCTGCGGCGGAAGCAGCCGCGCGGCTGGCGAGCGCGTCGACGGAAGATGTGCGCAAGGTGGGCGCGGAGTGGTCGCGAGTTTTTCACGCCAGACTGGGCAAGCTCGCGGGCGGCTCTAGATAG